The Haloferax sp. Atlit-12N genome contains a region encoding:
- a CDS encoding universal stress protein produces MRDPDDVRVLVPVAVLAGQVIPDQLIRVLSGTTVVLLAYHEIPEQTAPEQAREQFEPKAREELDELVSVFEAAGATVETRLVFTHDLDQTTERIATEAECDAVLLSNPAPTIDRVIVPIKEAINLDTITKVAAAVGKRGDVELTLFQAVQDDDAVPDGEALLDEVANDLAVLGVNREHVSRVVVVAQNPLQALIEGAEDHDVVVMGEEKPTLRGRLFGETSDRVAEQTVGPVLVVRRPLDPEPDADEADGSTTDGLE; encoded by the coding sequence ATGCGTGACCCCGACGACGTTCGCGTGCTCGTCCCCGTCGCGGTGCTGGCGGGACAGGTGATTCCGGACCAACTGATACGCGTCCTCTCGGGGACGACGGTCGTTCTCCTCGCGTACCACGAGATACCCGAGCAGACGGCCCCCGAGCAGGCCAGAGAGCAGTTCGAGCCGAAGGCCCGCGAGGAACTCGACGAACTCGTCTCGGTGTTCGAAGCCGCCGGCGCGACCGTCGAGACGCGGCTCGTGTTCACTCACGACCTGGACCAGACGACAGAGCGCATCGCCACGGAGGCGGAGTGTGACGCGGTGTTGCTCTCGAACCCCGCTCCGACCATCGACCGCGTCATCGTTCCGATAAAGGAGGCTATCAACCTCGACACGATTACCAAAGTCGCCGCGGCCGTCGGAAAGCGCGGAGACGTCGAACTCACGCTGTTCCAAGCCGTCCAGGACGACGACGCGGTTCCGGACGGAGAAGCCCTCCTCGACGAGGTCGCGAACGACCTGGCCGTTCTCGGCGTCAACCGCGAGCACGTCTCGCGCGTCGTCGTCGTCGCACAGAACCCACTTCAGGCGCTCATCGAGGGCGCAGAGGACCACGACGTGGTCGTGATGGGCGAGGAGAAACCCACGCTCCGCGGTCGACTGTTCGGCGAGACCTCCGACCGAGTCGCCGAGCAGACAGTCGGTCCGGTGCTGGTGGTCCGACGACCGCTTGACCCCGAACCTGACGCTGACGAGGCCGACGGTTCCACTACCGACGGCTTGGAGTGA
- a CDS encoding tyrosine-type recombinase/integrase codes for MNWSRKSLDELEAFYWETIAPAMDRDGMDPTRDVPTYTWLTERGWSGIAYALREKHDLTPREFFVGVVGLGDEDADEGYDWGIDDDRTVEAFESYLDMLESRRGLADSTLPTRRTHLARFARVYRDRHGSADLLSRLDDRDAEPDEIDRCLAVLDEFDADLATDGTKLKYLQTVRSFYEYLVDFRRARYNPVENAAKQFRWEQGQPDNRTMSADQVSDVYAVADDLEDRLLVLGLAGWGLRPNELASLRASQLVLSGDDPHIAFEARKNGPGTVALLYGVDAVAARIDALAEDDDWNGALFPSSRAASGHIARETVNRRFKRLADEAGVTVDGEVPTAKLCRRFWYTAYQAAVDEMLAQLEGVAADQGSKSADIVMSNYLSEERRRSFRRQAMRETLADVFESTDESVTVEEHVLQ; via the coding sequence GTGAACTGGTCGCGGAAGTCGCTCGACGAACTCGAGGCGTTCTACTGGGAGACGATAGCGCCCGCGATGGACCGCGACGGGATGGACCCGACGCGGGACGTGCCGACCTACACATGGCTGACCGAACGCGGCTGGTCGGGCATCGCCTACGCGCTCCGCGAGAAACACGACCTCACGCCGCGGGAGTTCTTCGTCGGGGTCGTCGGCCTCGGCGACGAGGACGCCGACGAGGGCTACGACTGGGGCATCGACGACGACCGAACCGTCGAGGCGTTCGAGTCCTACCTCGACATGCTCGAATCGCGGCGCGGACTCGCGGACTCGACGTTGCCGACCCGCCGGACCCACCTCGCGCGGTTCGCCCGGGTCTACCGGGACCGCCACGGGTCGGCCGACCTGCTCTCACGACTCGACGACCGCGACGCCGAACCCGACGAGATAGACCGCTGTCTCGCGGTCCTCGACGAGTTCGACGCCGACCTCGCCACCGACGGGACGAAGCTCAAATACCTCCAGACGGTCCGGTCGTTCTACGAGTATCTTGTGGACTTCCGGCGCGCGCGGTACAACCCCGTCGAGAACGCCGCGAAACAGTTCCGCTGGGAGCAGGGGCAACCCGACAACCGAACGATGTCGGCCGACCAGGTGAGCGACGTGTACGCCGTCGCCGACGACCTCGAAGACCGCCTGCTCGTCCTCGGACTCGCCGGGTGGGGGCTCCGACCGAACGAACTCGCGTCGCTCCGCGCGTCGCAACTCGTCCTCTCCGGCGACGACCCCCACATCGCGTTCGAAGCACGGAAGAACGGGCCGGGGACCGTCGCGCTCCTCTACGGCGTCGACGCAGTTGCCGCCCGAATCGACGCGCTCGCCGAGGACGACGACTGGAACGGCGCGCTGTTCCCCTCCTCGCGGGCCGCCTCGGGTCACATCGCTCGCGAGACGGTCAACCGGCGGTTCAAGCGCCTCGCCGACGAGGCGGGCGTGACCGTCGACGGTGAGGTCCCGACCGCGAAACTCTGTCGGCGCTTCTGGTACACCGCCTATCAGGCGGCGGTCGACGAGATGCTCGCGCAGTTGGAGGGCGTTGCCGCCGACCAGGGGTCGAAGAGCGCCGACATCGTCATGTCGAACTACCTCTCCGAGGAGCGTCGCCGGTCGTTCCGCCGGCAGGCGATGCGCGAGACGCTGGCCGACGTGTTCGAATCTACCGACGAGTCCGTGACCGTCGAAGAGCACGTGCTGCAGTAG